The Paenibacillus sp. MBLB1832 genome has a window encoding:
- a CDS encoding SIS domain-containing protein, producing the protein MLIDKYFETLHAQLTQIQETQQDKISDIAVKIADSIEAGGIMHVFGSGHSHMIAEDVFHRAGGLACVNAMLEPSLMELNVGRATLLERLSGYADVLLTGYSLQPGEVIVVVSNSGINAVPIEVALACKKLGMFVVALTNMEHSLQTASRHESGKKLYEVADIVLDNCGVHGDAALSFDDNGNKTGATSTIGGIAIIQALTVAIVDELCRRDVSPPVLISANRDGGDGHNRELIDRYRNRIRYL; encoded by the coding sequence ATGCTAATAGATAAATATTTCGAAACTTTACATGCTCAACTGACCCAAATTCAAGAAACGCAACAGGATAAGATATCTGATATTGCTGTTAAAATTGCAGATTCCATTGAAGCTGGCGGAATTATGCATGTGTTTGGAAGCGGACATTCCCACATGATAGCAGAAGATGTATTTCATCGCGCGGGCGGCCTTGCTTGTGTGAATGCCATGTTGGAGCCTTCGCTGATGGAGTTAAATGTTGGGCGTGCCACATTGTTGGAGAGATTATCCGGTTATGCCGATGTCCTGCTGACTGGCTACAGTCTGCAACCTGGAGAAGTGATTGTTGTCGTATCAAATTCCGGTATTAACGCTGTTCCGATCGAAGTTGCGCTGGCATGTAAAAAGCTCGGCATGTTTGTAGTAGCGTTGACGAACATGGAGCATTCGTTGCAGACAGCTTCACGGCATGAGAGTGGAAAAAAATTATATGAGGTTGCGGATATCGTGCTAGATAACTGCGGTGTCCATGGAGATGCTGCATTATCATTCGATGACAATGGAAATAAAACGGGAGCTACATCAACTATTGGCGGCATTGCCATCATTCAAGCCTTAACGGTTGCTATCGTTGATGAATTGTGTAGGAGAGATGTTTCTCCTCCGGTTTTGATCAGTGCCAACCGCGACGGTGGCGACGGTCATAACCGAGAGTTGATTGACAGATACCGGAATCGGATTAGATACCTTTAA